Proteins encoded within one genomic window of Deltaproteobacteria bacterium:
- a CDS encoding DUF1786 domain-containing protein, giving the protein MGKYLLIDIGAGTMDILYWDDAAALHYKSVVKSPVPYLAEKIGACPGNLLVTGREMGGGAVTAVLKQRARDSRVIISKSAAATLHHDLEKVGSWGIEVVDDADAEGRKADQGLSHIELGDIDCGRIEGIVRGLGIPFEFDAVGICAQDHGVPPVGVSHLDFRHGIYSAALDEDPHAHALLYTAEEIPSSMNRLKSIAVSAAGLPAEAVFVMDSGMAAIQGASLDALATGRECVAVLDVATSHTLGATVSRGEIAGFFEYHTIDITCDRVDRLIRELGDGTLSHRQILAEGGHGAYLRRAVGFDNLENIVVTGPKRYLLADSRLPLQYGAPMGDNMMTGTLGLLASIRIRKGQTPPALV; this is encoded by the coding sequence ATGGGCAAATACCTTTTGATCGACATCGGGGCCGGCACCATGGACATTCTGTACTGGGATGATGCCGCTGCGTTGCACTATAAATCCGTGGTGAAATCACCGGTACCGTATCTTGCAGAAAAGATAGGCGCCTGCCCGGGGAACCTTTTGGTAACGGGCAGGGAGATGGGGGGCGGGGCCGTGACCGCTGTTTTGAAACAGCGCGCCCGCGACAGCCGTGTGATCATCTCCAAAAGTGCTGCTGCGACGCTGCACCATGACCTGGAGAAGGTCGGGTCGTGGGGAATCGAGGTGGTCGACGATGCCGACGCCGAGGGCAGGAAGGCGGACCAGGGGCTCAGCCACATCGAACTCGGCGATATCGACTGCGGCCGCATAGAAGGAATCGTGCGGGGTCTCGGCATCCCCTTTGAATTCGATGCGGTGGGCATCTGCGCCCAGGATCACGGCGTGCCCCCCGTGGGGGTTTCCCATCTCGACTTCCGCCACGGGATCTACTCGGCCGCCCTCGACGAGGACCCGCACGCCCACGCGCTGTTGTACACCGCCGAGGAGATACCGTCTTCCATGAACCGCCTGAAGTCGATTGCCGTGAGTGCCGCGGGCCTGCCCGCCGAAGCGGTTTTTGTGATGGACAGCGGCATGGCGGCCATCCAGGGGGCGTCGCTGGACGCCCTGGCCACCGGGAGGGAATGTGTGGCCGTCCTCGACGTGGCCACCTCCCACACCCTCGGGGCGACCGTCAGCCGGGGTGAAATTGCAGGCTTTTTCGAATACCACACGATCGATATCACCTGCGACCGGGTGGACCGCCTGATAAGGGAACTGGGCGACGGCACGCTGAGCCACCGGCAGATCCTGGCCGAGGGCGGCCACGGCGCGTATCTGCGCAGGGCGGTCGGTTTTGACAATCTGGAAAATATCGTGGTTACCGGTCCGAAACGTTACCTGCTCGCCGATTCCCGGCTACCGCTGCAATATGGCGCGCCCATGGGGGACAACATGATGACCGGCACCCTGGGGCTTCTGGCGTCCATACGCATCAGAAAAGGCCAAACGCCGCCCGCCCTGGTTTGA
- a CDS encoding ABC transporter substrate-binding protein has protein sequence MNSHKLIVALAATLFLAVAPAAADWRTTLDEARNRTVYFNAWGGSSEVNQYLRWASEEVMRRYDIVLKHVKVSDIAQTVSVILAEKAGGRHDNGSVDMVWINGENFKAMKQAGLLYGPFTGKLPNYRLVNLRNLPLNEDFTIPVEGLEAPWGVGQLNIIYDRAKGPFPGVNSRVLLEYAQKHVGRISYPKPPQFHGSSFLKQLLLELAPDTSPLYRPVEKSDMVQVTRPLWRYLDRLHPVAWRKGRAFPTGSAHMKQLMDDGELDIAISFNPQDAATAARNGTLPPTVAAGAMEIGALTNCHFLAIPFNSGNKAAAEVVINFLLSPEAQARKADTRYWGDPTILDLERLTERERGLFDPDFHLFAGIAEPHPSWQTALEKMWQERYGH, from the coding sequence ATGAATTCGCACAAATTGATTGTGGCGCTTGCAGCCACGCTGTTCCTGGCCGTAGCACCGGCTGCCGCAGATTGGCGGACGACCCTCGATGAGGCCAGGAACCGGACGGTATATTTCAATGCATGGGGGGGCAGCAGCGAGGTCAACCAATACCTTCGCTGGGCCTCCGAGGAGGTCATGCGGCGCTATGACATCGTCCTGAAGCATGTCAAGGTTTCCGATATCGCCCAGACGGTGAGCGTCATCCTTGCGGAGAAGGCCGGGGGCAGGCATGACAACGGCAGTGTCGACATGGTCTGGATCAATGGGGAGAATTTCAAGGCCATGAAGCAGGCCGGCCTCCTGTACGGCCCCTTCACCGGAAAGCTGCCCAACTACCGCCTGGTGAACCTTCGCAACCTGCCGTTGAACGAAGATTTTACCATCCCTGTCGAGGGGCTGGAAGCACCCTGGGGGGTGGGACAGCTGAACATCATCTACGACCGGGCCAAGGGGCCGTTTCCGGGTGTGAACAGTCGCGTTTTGCTCGAATATGCACAGAAACATGTCGGCAGGATCAGCTATCCCAAGCCACCCCAGTTTCACGGTTCCAGTTTTCTAAAACAACTGCTCCTGGAGCTGGCCCCTGATACAAGCCCCCTCTACCGGCCGGTCGAAAAATCCGACATGGTGCAGGTCACCCGGCCTCTCTGGCGGTACCTCGACCGGTTGCACCCGGTGGCATGGAGAAAAGGGCGGGCGTTTCCCACCGGCTCGGCACACATGAAGCAATTGATGGATGACGGCGAGCTGGATATCGCCATCAGTTTCAACCCCCAGGATGCGGCCACGGCAGCTCGCAACGGAACCCTGCCGCCGACCGTCGCAGCCGGCGCCATGGAGATCGGCGCCCTGACCAACTGCCACTTTCTGGCCATTCCCTTCAATTCCGGGAACAAAGCCGCCGCCGAGGTGGTGATCAACTTTCTGCTTTCTCCCGAAGCCCAGGCCCGCAAGGCCGATACACGATACTGGGGCGACCCCACTATTCTGGACCTGGAGCGGCTGACGGAACGGGAACGAGGCCTCTTCGACCCCGATTTCCACCTGTTTGCGGGCATCGCCGAGCCGCACCCCTCCTGGCAGACGGCCCTGGAAAAAATGTGGCAGGAACGCTACGGGCATTGA